Below is a genomic region from Fusobacterium canifelinum.
AAAAGGATTAACTTCTATTTTATAGGAGTTAATCCTCATTAAAAGCTAAATAATTTTACCTAATTTTATGATAATACAACTATCTAAAATATATTAGGCTGTTTTTTTAATATATTTCTTATAAAATTCATCAACATAAATAGCTATTGCATTATCACCTGAAACATTTATAGCAGTACCAAAGCTATCTTGTGTTATATATAAAGCTATTAATAATGAAGCCAAAGGTCCTTGTGAATCTATTCCTACTAAGAATAAGAAAGGTAGGGCACTCATAACAGCTCCACCTGGTGCACCTGGTGCTGCAACCATAGCTATTCCAAGCATACATAAGAATGGTAACATCATTCCAAGAGAATGTGGCATATCATTTAATAATAAAACTCCCATAATACAACTTGTTAAAGTTATCATACTTCCTGATAAGTGAATAGTTGCACATAGAGGAACAACGAAATCAACTATTTCAGGACTTGTTCCATTTTTCAATCCACATTGTACATTTACAGGGATAGTTGCAGCTGATGATTGAGTTCCAACTGCTGTAAAATATGCTGGTATTTGGTTTTTTATAAGAGTAAATGGATTTCTCTTTGATACTCCACCAGCAATAGAAAACATAACAAGCATATAAATATAGTGCATAGCAAAGATACATAGATATATAGCTAAAAATACTCCCATAACTTTATATACTATACCAGAATATGCCATTTCACTAAATATTCCTAAAATATGGAAAGGTAATAGTGGAATTACAAATCCAGCTAATACTTTTGTAATAATTTCTTCATATTCTTCAAATAATTTAAATGTTATTTCACCCTTTTTTTGACTTCTCATAACACTGATTGTTATTCCCATCATAAATGCAAAAACTATTGCAGCTGTTACATCTATTGGCGGTCTTAATGGAATTGTAAAATAAGGGGCAACATCTTTTCCTTCAAAATTTATTCCTGAAGAAATCCCTGAAATTAATTTAGGATACAAATTAGCTGCAACTGTATATGAAAATGTTCCTGCAACTATTGTTGATACATATGAAACAACAGCAGTAAATCCTAAAAGTTTTCCAGCACCTTCAGTAAGTTTTGCTATTCCTGATACAACATATCCAACTATCATAAGTGGTATAAAGAATGATAGGAATAAGCCAAAAAATGTACTGAAAGTTTTAAAAATTCTAACTATCCAAAGTGGTAAAAATTGCCCGATTAATATACCAACAATGATTGCAATAATCAATTTTGGTACTAAGCCTAATTTTTTAGCAGCCATAACGTTCCCTCCCTTAAAGAAATATAAATGTTTTATATTTATATAGAACAGTATATACTATATATATATATATATAAATATTATTTATTTAATTAAATTTATCACAATATTCTTATTTAGTCAAGCAATATTCAGAAAAAAATGATATAATTAAAAAAAATTTAATTTATGGAGGAAATATGAAAAAGATTAATTTAGATTATTCAAAAGTTTTTAATTTCATCAATCAAGATGAACTAAGTCAAATGAAAGTTTTAGTTGATGAGGTTTCAACAAAATTACACAATAAAAGTGGGGCCGGAAATGATTTTTTAGGTTGGCTTGATTTACCAATCAACTATGATAAAGAAGAATTTTCAAGAATAAAAAAAGTTAGTGAAAAAATAAAGGCTGACTCTGATGTTTTAGTTGTTATTGGTATAGGTGGTTCATATTTAGGAGCAAGAGCAGTTATAGAATGTTTAAGTCATAGTTTCTTTAACTCTTTAAATAAGGAAAAAAGAAATGCTCCTGAAATATACTTTGCAGGACAAAATATATCAGGAAAATATTTAAAAGACTTAATAGAAATTATTGGAGATAGAGATTTTTCTGTAAATGTAATTTCTAAGTCAGGAACAACAACTGAACCAGCAATAGCTTTCAGAGTATTTAAAGAACTTTTAGAAAATAAATATGGTGAAAAAGCAAAGGATAGAATCTATGTTACAACTGATAAAAATAAAGGTGCTTTAAAGAAACTTGCAGATGAAAAAGGCTATGAAGAATTTGTGATTCCTGATGATGTAGGAGGAAGATTCTCTGTTCTTACAGCAGTTGGTTTACTTCCAATAGCAGTTGCAGGAATAAGTATTGATGATTTAATGAATGGAGCTAAAACAGCAAGAGAAGATTACTCAAAAGATTTTACAGATAATGATTGCTATAAATATGCTGCAATAAGAAATATACTATATAAGAAAAACTTTAATATTGAAATTTTAGCTAACTATGAACCAAGATTTCACTATATTTCTGAATGGTGGAAACAACTATATGGAGAATCAGAAGGAAAAGATAAAAAAGGTATCTTCCCTGCTTCTGTGGATTTAACAACAGATTTACATTCTATGGGACAATATATTCAAGATGGAAGAAGAAACTTATTTGAAACTATATTGAATGTTGAAAATTCTGATAAAGATATTGTTATAAAAAAAGAAGTTGAGGATTTAGATGGACTTAATTATTTAGAAGGTAAAGGACTTTCTTTTGTAAATAATAAAGCTTTTGAAGGAACTTTACTTGCTCATATAGATGGTGGTGTTCCTAATTTAGTTATAAATATTCCTGAAGTTACAGCTTTTAATATAGGATATTTAATTTATTTCTTTGAAAAAGCTTGTGCTATCAGTGGATATTTACTAGAAGTTAATCCTTTTGACCAACCTGGTGTAGAATCATATAAGAAAAATATGTTTGCCCTTTTAGGAAAGAAAGGTTATGAAGAATTGTCAAAAGAATTAAATGAAAGATTAAAAAAATAAAGTACAAAAAGCCAATTACATAAATTTTGATTTGTAATTGGCTTTCTTTTATTTATACTAATTTTAATTTCCTTTCCACAAAATGCTATACCTATATATGTTATTTCTCTTATCCCATTTTGTTTCAATGAGATATCATATTTTTTATCTTCTATTTGTTTTAAGGCTTCCTTTGATACTTCTTCAAGTTTTTCTATATTATCTGTTGGCTTAAATTCCATTATAAAGGCTCTTTTACTTTTATTCTTTGGCTCTATTAAAAAATCATATCTTCCTAAACCACTTTCTATATTGGATTTTGTTATATATTCTCCTTCTAAATATAAGCCCATACCCATTATTAGTCCGTGATAAAAGGCTTCATTTCCTTTTTTTATATCATTATAACTTATTTCCTCTTCCAAAATATTTTTCTAAAAAGCCATCTTTAAAAAGTTCTTTTACTTCTTTATTTGGTAATCTTAATATATAATTCTTTTGATCTATTTTTTCTTCTATTGTTAAATAACCACTAAATAACAATAGTTCCCATAATTCATTTTCATTTAATAATTTTGATAAATCTGATGTTCCTGATATATTCTGCCTTAATCCTTCTCCATCAAATAATTTTTCTAAGGCTCTTATTGTATCCTTTGTTATTTTTTTTAATACATCATTTATTAAATCATTCCCTGACGTATCCACCCAATAAGCTCTTAATTTTTTATCTTGTAAAAAATTCAATATACTCCAAGGATTATATACTTCACTATCCCCGAATCTATATCCATCATACCAATCTTTTACATTTGATACTTCTGCTTCTATTCCATAATCTTTAAGGCTTTTCTCCACTTCTTCTGTCAATCCATAACTATCTGTATAGACATCACTTAATATTGTATAAGTTCTTAAATTATTTAAATCTGAGAATATTCCTGCCTTTATTACTCTTATTATTCCAGTTAGAACTCCCATTTGCAAGTAAGTATTATCTTTTAGAACTGAACTATAAAAAGTTTTAAAGAAATCCTTTGCATTTTTTGTGTTTCTATATATTCATAATATTGTAAATTTCAATATATGTCAACAGAAAAAAGCTATCACAAATCAATAAATTTGTAATAGCTTTCTCTTATAAAAGTTTAAAGTTTTTTATAATATTAGAATATAACTCTTAATCCTAGTCCACCTCTTAGGTTTTCTCCCTTAGTATCATATCCTACATTGGCAGTTACTCCAACTCTTGTATTATCTACTCCAACATTCAAGTCAAATTTAACATTTCCTCTTCTGTCTTCTTTTTCTCCTCTTAGATCATACCAACCAGCTGATGTGTAACCTACTCTTGCTTTATTCTTAGCATTTGCAACTCTTCCTAATTCATTTTCATAAGCTACTCCTGCTGATGTAGTTAATGCTTTCATTCCAAAGTAATGTTTAAATACTAATTCTGCTCCTAATTCTGGTCTTACTGAGAAGTAGTCATTTTGTTTAACTTCTAATCTTACTTCTCCATTCTTTTCTCTTATCTTAGATGTTCTTCCATATTCTAGTCTTAATGCTGCATATGGTCTTACTGAGAATCTTTCACTTAATCTAAATTCTTTACCTATTTCATTCTTTATTCCTATTCCATAAGTATAGTATCTAGATTTTGCATGGAATACTTCATCTACAACTAAGAATTTTCTATGCATTCTGTTACGTCCTACAAAGATATCTCCTGATATTGTCCAATTCAAACTATTATTTTCATCAAATGGAACTGATTTCAATAATCCTACTTTTGCTTGTAACATTTGTTCTTTTGAATTTCCTATATCTTTAAATTTGAAAGTGTTATGAACTATACCTGTATACCATCCAGTTCCTCTTCCTAATTTAATATCTTCATTTTCATGAACATAAGCTACTCCATAAGCATGATACTTATAATCTTTTATTCCAGCAGTTTCAGTCTTATATTCTCCTCTAGTTCCAAATGTTTTAATTTTATTTGAATCCTTAGAAGCTGTTCTCCATTCGTCTCTTAGATAGTTAAATTCTTTATCTAAGATATCTCCTGTTGCTTGTACTCTTTGTTGTACATTTGCATATTGTTGTCCTAACATTTCATCAAATGCTTGTGACAATAAGATAGCTTCATTCTTTCCTATTCCATTTAATTTATTAAATACTCTCTTTTCTTTTGAATCAAGTGCATTCATACCATATCTTTGTTCTAATCCATCTAAGAAATTATATGGAGTAGTACTATTTTTAGCATATTCTTTGTAATCCACTTTAGTCATTACAACAGATTGGATTTTTCCAGTACCATATAATCTTCTTGGTACTGCTGCCCAAGTTAGAGATCCTGATATAACATCAAATTTTTCTAATCCACTTGCATCTATTGCATTGTTATATCTTCTTAAAATATTTGGTCCAACAGCTATAGTTTTAGCATTAGTGTATTCTGCAGCTTCTGCTCCAATTATTAAATCAGCTTTTTGTAAACCTCTTAAATGTTGTAATCCTTGTATTGGGTTAGTAAAGTTTACACCTGATGTATCCACATACATACCTATTCTTGATACTGAACCAAGATCTTTATGTTCTTGTGATACTTTCATATTCTTAGCTACTTTATTTGGATCTGCTACTGATAAATTAGTTCCAGTAGTTGCATCTATTTCAGCTGGAGTTAAAACTTTTCCATTTGCATCTGTTATTATACTATTTCTTAGTCCACCTTTAGGTACACTTAGAGTTTTATCTCCAAACTTCTTATCTCCACCAGCAGTTCCTTCTATATTTTTAGTTTTTTCTGCTGATCCATTTTGAACAATTATAGTTCCTTCTACAACATTATCTTTTGCACCATTTGCTGTTACTATACCTTTTGAACTAGGAGCTTTTATAATTATTTGTCCATAGTTTTTAAATACAGTATTTTTACCTGTTGAGTATACAGCTATTGCACTTTGTGCTGAAGGTTCTATTACAATCTTACCAGTAGTTGTATTTATTCCTGTTGCTCCACTTTCTAAATACATTCCTATTGCTTTTTTACCAGTAATATTAATTGTTCCAGCATTTTCAGCAGTTGATCCTACTCCTGAAGCATACATTCCTATTGAATTATCAAATCCAACATTAATAGTTCCTGTATTGATTACATGACCTACTCTATTTTTGCTTGTATTTTTAGTATCTGTATATCCTGCTGCCATACCTATACTGTATAATTCATTTTCTAAATCTGTTTTACCTACTGTTATAGTAGCAGCATTTCTAGCAACTCCTGTTCCACCAGCTCTATATGCACTGTATATTCCAACATTTCCAGTTCCACTAGAAAAATTCATACTTGCACCAGCATTATTTGTTAAATTACCAGCTACATAATATCCATAGTTTCCATTTCCAGAAGATGTTATTTTAGTATTTCCTACAACATTTGAATTTGCATTAGATGTATAAGTATATACTGCATCTCCAGGTAAAGCTACTGATGTTAGGTTATTATTGATAGTCGAGTTTCCTGTTCCAGCATCAACTATACCAATAGATCCTTTTCCAATAGTGAAAGATGTTAAGTTATTATTAACTGTTCCTCCATTTCCAACATAGTAAACTCCAACTGCTTCTTGGTTAGTTCCTAATGTTTTTCCTATTGTTAACTTAGAGTTTGTATTTAAGTTTACATTTCCACCTTTTGCATAGATACCTATTGCTCCATCTCCAACTGTTAGTGATGAATTTGCTTCTAAGCTAGCTAATGCTGTTGTTCCATAGATACCTATTGATTTATTTCCAGCTTTTATTGCATTAAAGTTTCTTACTGTTCCTCCATTTTTCAAGTGAATAGCAACACTTTGATCTTTTCCAGTAGTATTTCCTACTGTTATTGTATTACGGTTATCAATAGTATGTGCTGCACCTTCAGCATGTATACCTATTGAAGATGTTCCAGTTAAGTTTATCTTACCGTTGTTTGTGTAAGTTGCAGCTGTTCCTCTATTTACAACTAATCCTTTTGCACCTTCTTGTGTTGAATTAATTTGTCCTGTATGAGAAAGTGAAGCTCCATCTTTCATATACATTCCAACTGAATTCTTTCCAAGAGTTAATATTCCAGTATTCTTTAATGTTCCAGCTGCTCCTGTTGAATAGATTGCTGCCCCATTAGCTCCAACTGTTATATTAGAATTATTTTCTATTCTTGCACCATTTACCCCATAAGCTCCAACTGATTTGTTACCTGTTAGAGTAATAGTTTTTCCAGCTGCTGTTTTTAATTCAGGAGTTGCTCCTGCTTTTCTTCCATTTAAGTAGAAAGCTACACTTTCTTGTCCACTTAATGCTAAGTTTGCTCTCCAATCAACAGTAGAATTTTTTGCACTTACTAATGTTACTTTATTTCCTGCAAATGTTTTATTCTTATTATAAGTTAACACTGAATTATCCATTGAGAAATATGAGAAACTCTTGTTATTTGATACTATATTTAGATTTTCAGTTAGGCTTGAACCACTTGAACTAAATGTCATATTTTTTAAGTTAAAGATTGAGTTTCCATTTCCATTTAATATTACTTTAGAAGTTAAATTCAATGTTCTTCCTGTAAATGCTCCACTAAAGTTAAATGCTATACCATTTCCTGCTAATGTAATATCTCCTGATGAAGTAATATTAGAATTTTTAGCATTAATAGCAACACCTTTTAATCCCATATTAATTTTACCTGTATTTGATACAGTAGAATTTACAGAATGAATTCCTATACTTTGTTGAGAATTTGAAAAATTAATAGTTCCTGTATTTGTTAATACAGATTTATTAACTGCCAAAGTATTTTCAGCAAATATACCAAAGGCCTTTGTTTTTCCATTTATACCTTTTAATGTACCTGCATTTGTTACAGAAATAGTTCTATCTCCTAATGTAGAAGAACCTAATCTATTTGCACCATATAGGGCAACTCCTTCTTGTCCAACAGCAATAGTTGCACCTTGAGCATTTGTTACTTTAGAACCACCTGCACCATAGATACCTACTCCATTATTTCCACTTACTTCAATAGTTCCTTTATTTGTTAAAGTAATGAAGTCTCCTGCCATAGCAGTAGTTGTTTTTCTACTAGCTGCTGGTCCAGTTGTTATACTATTTCCTGTTAATTTGATTGTTCCTAAGTTAGTTACTGATATATCTCCAACTTTTCCTTTTGAAGTTCCACCTTCATCATAGTTTCCTTGGAATAAAGCTACTTGTCCACCTTTTGTTCCTGTTATAGTTTTTCCACTATTTAATGTCATAGTAGATGAACGGAAGTCCACTTTATAGAAAGCATCAGGATTTGTAGTTGTTGAATCATTGTTTAAATTAACATTTTGATCTATTTCTAACTTTCCTCTATATACTGCATATACCTTGTATTTTGTAGATGCATTATTTACTGTTACTTTATGTCCTAAACTTGAAGCTATACTTGAAGTTGTAGCAACACTACTTAATTTGATATTTCCTCCAGTAGGTTTATCTAAAATCATTAGAGTTCCACCTGGATTCAAAGTTATATCAAGCTTTCCTGTACTAGTTCCATTAGCAAACATACTATCAAAGAAGTTAGCTAATCCACTTATAGATCCATTACTTTGAATTGTTGTACCTTTTAAGTAGAAAGCATAACCACCATTATTTATAGTTGCTTTTACATTACCTGTTAACTTGAATACCCCATTAGCAACATTTGCAGCATTTTTAGATTCATAGTTATAGAATAATAATCCTCCATTATTTGCAATTAATTTTAAATTTCCTGAAGTATTATCTAAGTTAACAATTGATTTATCTGAATATAAACCTACTCCAGAATTTGATGCTTGTACAGTTCCAGCTTTTAATTCTGTTTTAGTTTGTGCTGCTTGTCCTTTAGCATAAAGTCCTATAGATTGTCTTCCAGATACATCAATTTTAGCAGTAGTTGTGTTCATTAAAAATTCTCCAGTATTATATACACCTGTTGAATTTGGTCCTGATATATTGATTTGACCTTTATTTTCTGCCTTAGAAACATTAGTTCCTTGTAATATTGATGTCATACCAACAGAATTTGGAGAAGTTCCTATATTGATTTTTCCTGTTGTTTCATTTACTATTTTAGCTTGATTTGTTGCTAACATTCCATAACTGTCTTTTCCACGTAAAGCAGCAGTTGCAGCTGTACCTTTATCAAGAGATATTGTTCCTCTATTTATTGCAGTTGCTGTTCCTTTTCCATTTGGTCCTGCTGTATTTACTCCATTAGCAACCATACCAATAGCACCTTGTCCAGTGATATTGATATTTGCACCTGCAGCATTTATAACTGTTGTATCATATGCTCCTGTTGTTGTTGAGTAAGTAGATTCAACTTGGTCTGCTCTCATACCAACATTTAATTTATATTGTCCACTTGCTTTTTGTGCTCTAGCAGATATATTTATATTTTTGTTATTTGTCATATTAGAATCAATATTTACAAACATTCCTAATGCATTTGAAATATTATCTTGTAAGTTGATAGTTCCGTTATTTACAGCTTTTCCAGCATCTAAACTTACTTTATTACTTACACTTGGGTCTGCCATTAATGCCATAGCTGCTGAATTATCTGCCTTATCACTACCATTAGGATTCTTTCTAAGTGTTATTTCACCGTTATTAGTCATTTCAGCACTTGGATCTGAATGAGCCGCTAATTTCATTCCATAACTTTCAGCTCCACTTATTTGAATTTTTCCATTTGCTGTATTTACTAATTTAGCATAAGTTACCCATTTATCATAAGCTCCAGCTTGTTTAGGAAGATATATATACATTCCTATAGAACGTTCTCCTCTAAAATCAATAGTTCCATTATTTTCTATTTTTTGATGTTGAACTTGAGACCAACTATTTGTTCCCCAACCTTGTCTACTGTTTTCTTCAACTTGTGCCATACCAACTTTATATCCAACATAACCATCTGTACTTCTCTTAATATTATATGGAGTATTGTTAGGACCTACTATTGTCTTAGTAGTACTTCCCATAGCTGTTATATAAGCATCATTCTTTTCAGCCACATCTGTTATAGTACCACTGTTTCTAAGTGTTGCTCCATTTTCTTGAGAAACAAAACCTAAAGTAAGTATTCCTCCAAGATTTACAGTTTTTCCACTTGGTATTTCAAAAGTAGGAGTTCCACCTGCATTATCTATTTCCCAGAATCTAGATCCTCCTATAAAGAAATATTGATGGTTTCTATCTGTACCTTGTGAATTTGCAACTCCATTTGCAAACTCTTTTGTTCCACCAAAATTATATGAGTTAAAATAGTAAGTATTTCCTCCAGTTGTTGGTGCTGGTAAAGTTGATGAATTTTCTTCTGCAAACATTTTAAAAGCATAAGACTTTTCAGCTAAACTATTATTAGGCCAAGTATAGTGTAAAATAGTATTCAAATTTTGACTACTAGCATTATCAGTTGAACCTAAAAATCCACCCTTAGTATTTTGTCTTGGTGTATTTACGTCGTCACTGTTACAATTACTATTACAGTCAGCACCTAGTATTACAGCAAAAGTAGGTGGTGCTGGTAAAGTAGGTGGTGTTACATCAGGTGCAACTGGTGAAAATGATGGTATATTAATATTTGGTGCACTTGGTGTATTTGGTACTCCTGGTGCAGCACTTGGTGTAGGTGGTTGTACATTAACTGGTGGTACATTTAATGTAATTGCACCTTTTTGAATATTTTTAGGTCTAATTCCTGCACTTACTTCTATTGATATTGGATCTTCAAGAACTGCTGCTCTTGTTATTAAACCATAATTTAATCCATTTCCATTTGGATTAAACCCTCCATTTGCAGCTATTATTGAATTTAATGCTGTTAATTGAGCAGCTGTTCTAGCTGTTGCCACTCTACCAAAAACATTTGTACTTCTTGAAAATACACCTTCAAATGGATATTTTTCAGACTTATCTCCTCTTCCTTTATATGCACCATTCCATTGGCTATACATATAGTTTGCTCCAAATTGCCATGAAGCCCAAGGTGATTTTACTACTTGATCTCCTTGTTCCATTAATTGAATTAACTCTAATCTTAATCCTGCTAAGCCTTTTTCATTTTCTGCTCTTGCAGCATCTATCTTAGATTGTAAACTTCCTACTGAATTCCTTAAATTTTCTTTTGATGAAGCTATTTGTTCAGTTGTCATTACTTCTTGTTGTGCCACTGCTTCTTGTGCTACAACTTCTTCAGAAAATGCACTAACCCCCATCATTAAGAATAAAATAGCTAATCCTAGTGAATATTTTACACTTTTGTATCTCTTTACTATTGAACGTAAAGTATTTTCTACTTTATATAGATTATTATTCACTCTTTCAACCCTCCCCCTATTTATTTTCTCTTTGAACTAATTTAAATTCTACTCTTCTGTTTTGTGCTCTTCCTTCTTTTGTTTCGTTAGTCGCTATTGGTTGTTCTTCTCCCATTGCTTCTATTCCCACTATTCTATCTTCTGCTAATCCAAATTCTAGTAACTTAGCTTTTACACTTTCTGCTCTTCTTCTTGAAAGTTTAAAGTTATATGCATTACTTCCTATTGAGTCAGTATGTCCTACTATTGTTATTTCATAATTGTTTTGTTCTACAAATTCTTTTATATTAGTTAATAAATCATAATATTGTGGCTTTACATTTGATTTATCAAAATCAAAATTTAATGATCTTTCATCTAATACTATTGTCATTTCTTTTGGTGCTTCTGAATTTAATATATCTACATTCTTTAATTCTAGCGCATTTATTCTTATACTATTTTCACGCATTTGAGTTGTTGTTAAAGTTTGAACTGCTAATGCTGGTAAAGAAAATACTAATAAGAACAACATTACCATTATTGTTGTTGTTGAGTTTTTTCTCTTTCCCATTGTTTAGCCTCCTTTTCTAATGATACATATTCTTCTGCATATTCTACTTTTCCTTCTTCTATTAATTTATCTAAGTTTTCTGATGGTTTTACATATTTATGGTTTCTTAGGTAATCTTCTATCACATCTAATCTTGCTGTATTGTAGTTTACTACTTTTTGATCTGTACATGCTACTAATGATAGTACTCCTATTGCTAATATCGCTAATTTTTTCATATTCTTTCTCTCCTTTTTAATAATTTACTTTTCTTTCTAATTCCCCAACATTCTTTTCTAAGTTGTCTATCATTTCATTTGTCTTATTGTAGTTTTCAATCTTATCATTTATTTCTAACATTCTTTTCTTGATTCTTTGAACTTCTACATCCATTCTTTCTGATTCTGTCATATCTTTTTCAGATTTCTTTGGAGCTTGCGCAACTTCTTCTCCTTCTGTTACAACTACTTCTCCATTTTCTCCAACAACTTCTGTTGCTTGTGGATTTTCTTTTGCTAATCTTTCTGCTTCTTTTGCTTTTTCTGCTTGCATTTTGTCATATTCTTCTAATAATCTCTTTTTATCTGCATCATCATCTGCAAATGAAACTGAGCCTACTAAAAGTAACGCTAACATTGTTCCAAATAATATTTTATTTTTCACTTTTGCCCCCTTAGTATTTTATATAATTTTATTATTATTTTGCTTGTTCTACTGTTGCTTCTTGTGTATTTACTTCTGCTGGTGCTGCTTCTTGTGGAACTTCAGCTGGACTTGATTGTTCTGTAACTTCTGCCTTTTGTTCATCCATAATTGATGGTCTAGCTTTTTCTTCCCCCATTATTTCATAGTAACCTGCAACTTCTGCTTCTTCTCTTGCTACACTTCTTACTACTCTTTCATAGAAATCTAATTTATTTAGCGCTTTCTTTCTTGTTAATTCTAACTTTTCTGCTTCTGTCTTTGGTTTTGCTTCTGCTGCTCTTTTTGCTTCAAGCATTTCATCTACATTATCCATTGATGCTATTTCGCTAGGTGACATCCCTAATTCTTTTGCTTCTGCTATAAGTTTTGCTTTTTCTGCTTCCTCTTTTTCTATTTTTTCTCTCATTCTATCTAAGATATCCATTGCTTCTTTTTGTTCTTCTGCGCTCATTGTTGTACTTGCTTCTGCTACAACAGGAGTTGCTTCTTCTGCATATGCTAAAGAAGATAATGCACATAAAAATAGAATACATTTTATATATCTTTTCATATTCTCCTCCCAATTAATTTAATACTTCTAGCAATTTTGTTAATTCTACTATTTGTTGTTCTTTGTCAGCTATTTTTTGTTCTAGTTTGTTGTAGTATTCGTCAAATCTTTTTAATAACTTTTTGTACTCATCTCTATGCCATCTTATTTTTGAATCTTCTTTTAATTTAGCATAAAGTTCTTCTCTTCCTAGTTGTCTTTCTTTTAAT
It encodes:
- a CDS encoding dicarboxylate/amino acid:cation symporter, whose product is MAAKKLGLVPKLIIAIIVGILIGQFLPLWIVRIFKTFSTFFGLFLSFFIPLMIVGYVVSGIAKLTEGAGKLLGFTAVVSYVSTIVAGTFSYTVAANLYPKLISGISSGINFEGKDVAPYFTIPLRPPIDVTAAIVFAFMMGITISVMRSQKKGEITFKLFEEYEEIITKVLAGFVIPLLPFHILGIFSEMAYSGIVYKVMGVFLAIYLCIFAMHYIYMLVMFSIAGGVSKRNPFTLIKNQIPAYFTAVGTQSSAATIPVNVQCGLKNGTSPEIVDFVVPLCATIHLSGSMITLTSCIMGVLLLNDMPHSLGMMLPFLCMLGIAMVAAPGAPGGAVMSALPFLFLVGIDSQGPLASLLIALYITQDSFGTAINVSGDNAIAIYVDEFYKKYIKKTA
- a CDS encoding glucose-6-phosphate isomerase yields the protein MKKINLDYSKVFNFINQDELSQMKVLVDEVSTKLHNKSGAGNDFLGWLDLPINYDKEEFSRIKKVSEKIKADSDVLVVIGIGGSYLGARAVIECLSHSFFNSLNKEKRNAPEIYFAGQNISGKYLKDLIEIIGDRDFSVNVISKSGTTTEPAIAFRVFKELLENKYGEKAKDRIYVTTDKNKGALKKLADEKGYEEFVIPDDVGGRFSVLTAVGLLPIAVAGISIDDLMNGAKTAREDYSKDFTDNDCYKYAAIRNILYKKNFNIEILANYEPRFHYISEWWKQLYGESEGKDKKGIFPASVDLTTDLHSMGQYIQDGRRNLFETILNVENSDKDIVIKKEVEDLDGLNYLEGKGLSFVNNKAFEGTLLAHIDGGVPNLVINIPEVTAFNIGYLIYFFEKACAISGYLLEVNPFDQPGVESYKKNMFALLGKKGYEELSKELNERLKK